From the genome of Pseudomonas sp. FP453:
TGCGCGCCCAGCACCGGTTTTCCTGGTTGCATGGGCAGGCGGATGGTTTTCGCAGCGGGCACGAGGCCGGTGTCGAGTATGGCTATCGCGAAGGCAAGGCCGATGGCATCGAAGAAGGCCGGCAAGTCCTGCTGATTCGAGACTTTCGACCCGATGAGCACCGTGCGCCCGGCGTTGACGACAGCCTGTTCGACGATTGGCGCCTGCCGCTGACTGCCGAATTGAAGAAGCGCATGAAGGCAGATGTCGCGCGGCTGCTGTCGGCCCATGCCCAGCCAAGTGCGGCGCAATGGAAGATGATTTTCAGCGATACGCCGTCCACCTCGGTGATTGCGGGTGCGGGGGCGGGCAAATCCACCTCGCTGGTACTGCGTATCCTGCTGCTTACCCATTATCTGGGGTTCGAGCTGAGTTCGATGACCGTGGTGACCTTCACCCGTGAGTCGCGCAAGGACTTCATCCACAAGCTCATGGAGATTCTCAGCCTGTGGGGCCAACCCCTTGGCGTCAAAGAGGCCCAGGCGGTGGTGCGCACCTTTCACTCGCGCATCCTGCCGATGGTGCGCAGCCTGCCGGGCTTTGAACGCCTGCAGGCGTTCGAGAATCTCAGTGCCGGCGTTGAAGACGCCGACAGTAACCCGTTTGACCTGCGTATCAACGACGCCCAACGCCAGCAGATGAACGCCTGCTATCACCGACTGCATGGCCAGCACCCGCGATTCCGCGAGCTGATCGCGCCGCTGGCCCGGCATGGGTTGCAGCTCAAGGAGCTGGAGCGGGATCATCCTGACGTGCAAAAACGCATAGCGGTGACCGAGCTGGCGGCCAAGCGCGACGAAGAGCTCTGCGACCTGGTCGAAGACCTGTGGTTTCGTGCAGGCGCCTGGCCGATCAAGGGCATCGAGCCGAACCGGCAGACCGTGGAGATCAATGGCGCGCAGTTCCATTGCCACGGCTATATCCCTGATTTGGATGCGTGGGTGGTGCTGGGCTTCGACTCCCGGGAAAACGCCCAGGTCAGCCGGCCCAATGCAAAGTTGTCGGTACGCGCGGAGTGGGCAGTCAAGCGCACCCTGTTTCAAGCTTTCTGTCGTAAGCCATTGATATGGTTAGACAATTACGAGTCGTCAAAGCGTCTTTTAAGCAGCCTCGCCGGTGATGCCAGCGCCGGGCCGGGCTTTGATTACAAGGTCAAGGGCGAGCTGGCTTCAGCGCCGCTGCTGGACTGCTTTGTGGTGGCTGCCGGGTTTATCGAGAACCTCGGGCTGGATGTGCCCACGGCGGTCGGCCAAATGAGCTTTGCCAAGGACGACCCGGACCGGTTTTTCTTCGAGGCCCTGAGCATTTTCTGGAAGGCCCTGGAAGATCACCTGCTTGACCAGTCGCCGCCGATCATGACCTACAACCGCATGTTCTCGCTGTTTGGCGAGAACACACCGGAAAACCTCAAGCTGCTCAGCGATCCACTGCTGCGGCCGCTGTCCCACCTGATGATCGACGAGTTCCAGGACGTGTCACCGCAGATCGTCTCGTGGCTTCGCGCCAGCCTGCGGGAGATCCGCAGTCGCGGCCCGGCCATGCACGTCGGGCGCGGGGCGCAGCGCTCTTCGCTGTTGTGTGTGGGCGACGACTGGCAATCGATCTACGGCTGGCGCGGCAGCTCGCCGAAGTACTTCATGGAGTTCAACAAGGAATTCCCGTCGCCTGCAACCACCCGTGTGATGCTCGGTGAGAACTACCGCAGCCACCAGCACATCATCGACGCGGCCGAGCATATCGTGCGCGCCGCGCCCGCGATTCCCGGCAAAAAGGCCAAGGCCAGTGGCGCACCCAAGGCGCTGGTGCCGGTCAAGGTGCTGGCGCGCGATGAGGCAGCGCTGGGGCGGCAGTTGCTGGAACACTACCAGCGCGGCGAAACGGTGCTGATGCTGTATCGAAAAAGTAGCGATAAGTTATTGATTCAAGAGCATATTCAGTCAGTAGTTAATGTGGATTCTAGCTTGCCGTCCCACGCGCGTAGACTCAAGCAACTGACCTATCACAGTGCCAAGGGCCTACAGGCGGATGCGGTGTTTCTGCTTGGTGATTGCCAGCATGTCACCAGCTCGCCTTACAAGAACCAGGTCTACCGCATGGCGGGGCTGGGTAAGGACGGTGACAGCGAGCCGTATGACACTGCGCAAAAGGACGAAGTGTTGCGCCTGGCGTATGTGGGCATTACCCGCGCCGTGAGCCATTGCTATTGGTATGTGGAAAAGTCTGAAGGGCAGGCGGTGAATGTGCCCAAGGCGTCGGAGCGGGTGGACGGCAAGAAAGCGTTTTTTGACGACCAGCGCGCTTAACCCGGCACCACAAAAACCTGTGGGAGCGGGCTTGCCCGCGATAGCGGTATATCAGTTGCCCTATTCGGTGACTGACAGACTGCTATCGCGGGCAAGCCCGCTCCCACATTGGATTTTCGTCGCCTGATGGGTTGAGGTCAGGCCCGCAAGGACTGCGGCGGCACAAACGACTCCAGCTCATCCTCCACCGCCTCGATGATCCGCTCCACGTCCGCGGCATTCATCACCGTGGCGCAGGGAATGCCGGCAATGGCGATCAACGTCTCGCCGCTGGCGCGGTCGAACAGGCGGGCCACCATACTGCCGGGAGCGTCCATGCTGCCTTCGAAGCCGATTGGATGGAAATGCCAGCGCATCAGCTGGCAGGCGTTGGGGAATGTCACTTTGTTCATGTTGCCTACCTTGTTCATTGAGCGCTTCCTTTTGCTCGCGGCAGGGAACCAGGACCGTCATTGGTCGTGGCCGTGAAGAGCTTAAAAATAGCATTCGCTCGCAGACGCAAGGTGACTATTTGCGCTCCGTTCGGCGGTTGTTTTCCTGAAGTTTGACGTGGGTCATGTCCTACTAGTCGCTGGGCAATATGCCATTACTCAAAATCGCCAATTGGCCATTGTCGGCACCTGCAAAAGCCGGCAATCTCCACGGTTTACCCGCCGCAGAGCCGCCCATGCCAAACATCGCCGCAGACGATGACTCTCCGCAGACTCAAGCCACCCGCGAATGGGTGCTGCGCCATCACTTGTGCTGGCGGCATCGCGACCTTGATGGGGTGATGTCCTACTACCACCCGGACATCCAGTACCACGATTTCTTCCAGAACCGTGTCATCCGCTACCCCGAGCTGCGCGAATACCTGCAAGCCAGCATGCCACGGGCGGCGGACGAAGCGATTGAACACACGGACCGCATCCGCGCCGATGGCGACACAGCCTTTATCCAGTACCGCATCACCCTGCGCGGTGGCCAGGGCCTGGTGTCATTTCGCACCAGCGAAGCCATTACTGTGCGCGACGGGCTGATCTGGCGGGTCAACGAATACGCGTCCCTGGTGCACGAACAGCCCGCCCAGGCGCTGCGCCCCACGGTCAGCCGCCTGGGCTTGTCACCCCAACAACTGGGGCATATGGCCAATGACTTGCAGCAATACTTCGAGCGCAAGCAACCCTATCTGGACCCCGAGCTGGATCTACAGCGGGTGTCCAAGGAATGCGGCTACAGCAGGAATCAGATCTCCTACCTGCTGAACCAGGTGCTGGGGCAAAGCTTCTACCGCTACGTCAACCAGGCGCGGCTCCAGCATCTGCTCGCGGCACTGGACAGCGCCACGCCCCCCATCAAGGTCGATGACCTCGCGTTCGCCGCCGGTTTCAATTCGTTGTCGGCGTTCTACAGTGCATTTCGCCAGCACACGGGCCAGTCACCCAAGGCCTACGTCAAACAAATTTCCCTGCGTGCACGCGCGCAAGACATGCCTTAGCACCGCGCTCTAGGATCAGCCCTATCGAAACGAGGTAGGGGAAGCGGGCATGCCAGCATGGCGCAAGATCAGTTTATGGATGGACCAGCTGGACGACCCGCTGGTGGCGCGGCCGTCCCTGGAGCACGACCTGGACGTCAATGTGGCCATCATCGGCGCCGGCTACACCGGGCTGTGGACCGCGTACTACCTGAAACGCCAGGCGCCTGAGGCTGAATATCGCCATTATCGAGGCGCAAACCGCCGGCTTCGGCGCGTCCGGCCGCAACGGCGGCTGGCTGATGGGCAACCTGCTGGGCGAAGACCGTTTGCTGGCAGGCCTGGCGCCCGCAGCACGGCGCGCTGCCTTTGACCTGTTGCACGCCATCCCGGATGAAGTCGCCCAGGTCCTGGCCCGCGAAGGCATCGACTGCGATTACCGCAAA
Proteins encoded in this window:
- a CDS encoding UvrD-helicase domain-containing protein, coding for MPQHTPDLPPELRPLADMPLFKRLAARLFGHGLTRLRAQHRFSWLHGQADGFRSGHEAGVEYGYREGKADGIEEGRQVLLIRDFRPDEHRAPGVDDSLFDDWRLPLTAELKKRMKADVARLLSAHAQPSAAQWKMIFSDTPSTSVIAGAGAGKSTSLVLRILLLTHYLGFELSSMTVVTFTRESRKDFIHKLMEILSLWGQPLGVKEAQAVVRTFHSRILPMVRSLPGFERLQAFENLSAGVEDADSNPFDLRINDAQRQQMNACYHRLHGQHPRFRELIAPLARHGLQLKELERDHPDVQKRIAVTELAAKRDEELCDLVEDLWFRAGAWPIKGIEPNRQTVEINGAQFHCHGYIPDLDAWVVLGFDSRENAQVSRPNAKLSVRAEWAVKRTLFQAFCRKPLIWLDNYESSKRLLSSLAGDASAGPGFDYKVKGELASAPLLDCFVVAAGFIENLGLDVPTAVGQMSFAKDDPDRFFFEALSIFWKALEDHLLDQSPPIMTYNRMFSLFGENTPENLKLLSDPLLRPLSHLMIDEFQDVSPQIVSWLRASLREIRSRGPAMHVGRGAQRSSLLCVGDDWQSIYGWRGSSPKYFMEFNKEFPSPATTRVMLGENYRSHQHIIDAAEHIVRAAPAIPGKKAKASGAPKALVPVKVLARDEAALGRQLLEHYQRGETVLMLYRKSSDKLLIQEHIQSVVNVDSSLPSHARRLKQLTYHSAKGLQADAVFLLGDCQHVTSSPYKNQVYRMAGLGKDGDSEPYDTAQKDEVLRLAYVGITRAVSHCYWYVEKSEGQAVNVPKASERVDGKKAFFDDQRA
- a CDS encoding DUF1652 domain-containing protein; protein product: MNKVGNMNKVTFPNACQLMRWHFHPIGFEGSMDAPGSMVARLFDRASGETLIAIAGIPCATVMNAADVERIIEAVEDELESFVPPQSLRA
- a CDS encoding AraC family transcriptional regulator; the protein is MPNIAADDDSPQTQATREWVLRHHLCWRHRDLDGVMSYYHPDIQYHDFFQNRVIRYPELREYLQASMPRAADEAIEHTDRIRADGDTAFIQYRITLRGGQGLVSFRTSEAITVRDGLIWRVNEYASLVHEQPAQALRPTVSRLGLSPQQLGHMANDLQQYFERKQPYLDPELDLQRVSKECGYSRNQISYLLNQVLGQSFYRYVNQARLQHLLAALDSATPPIKVDDLAFAAGFNSLSAFYSAFRQHTGQSPKAYVKQISLRARAQDMP